CTGTCCCGCTCCAAAAGTGGTCCGATGCTGGCCAAACTTACAGTTGCAGCAGCAGCAATGATCATTCTTGGCTACCCAGGCGAACTGGCTACCGACAATGGTACGCGCGCACTCTGGGGTGGACTGAGCACAATTCCTTTTGTATACATCCTCTACATACTCTGGGGAGAGCTTGGTAAGGTCCTGAAAACGCAGCCCCCTCGCGTGCAGGTACTTACACGCAACATTCGCCTGCTCCTTATCGCAACATGGGGCTTCTATCCGATCGCATACATGGGTCCTTTCTTTGGACTCGGTGGTGCTTCGGGCGAAGTGATCGTACAGGTCGGTTACTCCATTTCCGACGTGCTTGCAAAAGCGGCATTTGGTGTGATGATCTACGCCATTGCCCGCGCGAAGTCTGAAGCCGACGGTTGGTTGGTTGTAGAAGAAGAGCGCGAGTACGCGGAAGTCGCTGCTTAATGACAACAACATAATGCAGCACAACCAGGTGCGGGATGTTTACCTCCTTTAACCCGCACCTGGGCCCTTTTTCCGCTTCCTCCCACCTTCTATAGCGGCAGTGTATCATGACCTACTTGCAGTTCCACCTGATTTTTACGTTACCAGTTATTTTTTACCTGAAAATGACTGGGCCGAAGGTTTTTGCGCGCGATATGACCAAGGCAACGGTTTCGCTTTTTGTGATCGCGTCTATTGCCTTTATTTGGACCACACCCTGGGACAACTACCTGATTCAACAAGGTATTTGGGGCTATGGACAGGGTCGCGTGCTTGGTACACTTGGCTATGTCCCTGTTGAAGAGTATTTCTTTTTTCTTGCTCAGCCCTTGCTGACAGGGTTTTGGCTGTACCGCCTGATCTGGAAATCCAACCTGATCCAGCCGGCAGAACCCAGTAACCGGGCAAGGTATGTGGGCAGCGCCTGTATGCTGATTTTAAGCCTTGTAGGTGTAGCGTTATTATCTGTTGAGTCGGCGCTTTACCTTGCGCTAATCCTCGTGTGGGCTTGCCCGATGCTTCTTATTCAGTGGTTGTATGGCGGTCATCACCTGTGGCGGTTGCGCAAGTTATGTTTTGTGGCCGTTTCCTTGCCTACGCTGTATCTATGGTGTGCTGATTGGATCGCCCTCCATTTTGGCATCTGGCATATTTCCGATCGGTTCACTACTGGTGCGCATCTTTTCGGATTGCCCATCGAAGAAGCGCTGTTTTTTCTCGTAACAAACATGCTTGTTGTCCAGGGACTGGTGCTGATGCTGCACACCTGGAACGTCAAAGCGCTGCGTCATAAAACCCCCGTGTTTTATGGCAACCACTGAGTTCGTTGTTTCAGAGAGCCGGCGCCTGCATTTTTCTACTTTGATTCAGCAAGTGCCGTACGTATGTATCGCTTTGTTTGTAGCGCTGCATGCCATACTTCCTACACCTGAAGGTATTTGGTTATACGTTCCGCTGTTGGCAAGTATGCTATTTCTTGGGCTGCCGCATGGCGCTGTTGACCACATGGTTTTGCTACAGTTGCAGAACAAGGTGTGCAGCCCAGTTGCGTTGGCTCGCGTAATTTTCCCATATCTCGTGTTGGCTGGCTGTTATTTGGTGATGTGGTTTCTAACGCCGGCCCTGGCCTTTGGCTTGTTCATTCTGATTACCTGGTTTCACTGGGGGCAGGGGGATGTACACACGCTGGTGATTTTTGCTCGTGCAGCTCACCTAACCTCGGTGCATATGCGCCGGCTCGCGCTTGTGGTACGCGGCGGACTGCCTATGTTAATACCGCTCCTTGCCTTTCCTGAAGTCTACCAAGAGGTGTTTACGGGTATAACAAGTCGTTTTACAACGGCAGCAGCTACCGACATAACCTGGCCATTTGCCCCCAGCTTTCGATTAGGAATGGGTTTGGGATTTGCAGGCTTGACCACGTTTTACTTCCTGTATGGATTTTACAAGCTCCGCTGGGGACTCAATCGGGCTTATTTGGAAGACCTGGCTGAAGTGATCTTGCTGGCTGTCTTATTTGCGTCGGTGCATCCGCTTGTTGCGATCGGCCTTTATTTTTGCTGCTGGCACGCCGTCCGGCACATTGCGCGGATAGTTGTTTTCTCAGTGCGCGATGATCAGCCTGATACCGGGCATCAGGTTGAAATGAAACACGGGGCAATTAAACTCCCGGTAATTAAACAGGGCATACGGCGCTTTTTTATACAGGCGTTGCCAACCACCCTGGTCGCGTTACTTGGCCTTGGTATGCTGCATGCGCTGGTGCCGCATACGCCAGAGTCGGTCGCAGAATTTACAGGTCTCTATCTCGTGTTAATTGCTGTGCTTACTGTACCGCATGTCTGGGTTGTCTGGCGGATGGATACTGCGGAGGGGGTTTGGTCGACGCTTCCTCAGAAAGAAACCGTAATCCCTGTTCCTAATTCGTAAGCATAAAAATCGCCTGCTGTGCCCGTTGCACGCAGTAGCACGGCAAGCTGGTTGTTGATCTGGTACATAGGAAGGATACTGAGGTAGGCGAGCTTGTGTACATCGTACAGCGTAGACGCTTCGAACTGCTGAATGCCAAATCGGACCCCCATGAATAGCGGCCTTGAAATGCGCCACTTGTATTGTAACATGGCTTCCGAAATGCTGGGTACCGTCTGAACAGCAAGTTGCGCCGGCTCATCGGAGACGAAAGCTGTGCCTTTTTCATTGTTGGTATGGCTAAACAGCAGGCGCAGGTCGTCGTGCCCACGTGCGTACCTGAACATGACATTAAACGCCTTGCGCATCCCTGCTTCAAATACCTGCGTCTCACCAATGTAGTCTCCACTATAGCGCGAAAAACTCGCGTCGGCAGACAACGTGACATGCGGTAAAATACGGCTGTCCAGCCCGATGCCGGCCATCCATTCATCCCCTGGATCGTACGGCATCGTCATGCCGGCAATGGGCTTGAAGGTACCCTGCCAGCTACGCTGCGCTACGAGTCCGATGACCAGGCTTTTGAAAACCGGAAATGCCCAGGTGACGGTTGGCCGCACATTAAAGCCTTGCCCAAACCCCGGTGTATGAAACCCAAAAATAGGCTGGCTTATCTGAATGGCTGTCTCCAACTCATCCAGACTCAATTGTTCTTGCCCGCTTGGTATGTTGATGCCCATGGTGACCGCAAGGCTCGACCAGTTAAACTGGCGGGCGTATTGCAGCGATGTGTACACGTCATTTAAACCGCTTAGCGTTGGAGATACGTCTGATTGTGCGATGGCACTGCGTGTTTGCAGGCCAAAAGTCACATATCTGCCCATGGGGGCGGAAAGGGCAAATGGCAGACTGGTTTCAGATAGCCGGCCAGAGGCTAGCGGTACGCTCTCGTAAACCCCTTGCATCGAAATGACGATGGGTTTGCGTTCACTAGACAGGTTGCGATCTGCAAACTGCGCTTCTGCGGTTTGGGGCAGTAGCAAAAATAGCGTAACCGCGAGCAGCAAGGCGAAAAGAAGACTCGGAGAGAAGGAATAAAACCGTTGCATAATTTATCTCGATAATACAATGCGACGAGCGGTGGTAGCGGCGCCGGCTTTGAGGTGAACGATGTAGACGCCACTTGCCGCTGGTTTGCCTGTTGATTGGCTACCATCCCAGCTAGCGATATGTGCACCTGCTGCGTGCTGTCCAGCTGCTAGCAGTGCAACGCGCCGGCCGAGTAAATCGAATACAGAAAGCTCAATTGGGCCGGCTTCAGACAGGGTATAAGGAAACGAAACACGCGTCTGGAAAGGATTGGGATACCCGGAGTGAAGGGCAAATGCCTGCGCAGCTTCAGATGCTTCGCTGTGTTGCGCCGCAAAAGCCGAAGTACCAATAACAATGCGCAGGTTATGCGTTGGCTTAGCGTCAGTCAGTACAAGTGATACCGTACTGTCAGCTGCTGGCAGCCTGTGTCCGTTGGTTGTATCTAGGATGTGTACCTCAAATCCTTCAGGCAGGCTGCCCGTTGCTGCGAATGAAAGGTCTACGCGTTTTTCCAGTTGCAGCAGGTTGTGCTCGATTGTACTGGATACTGCAACGTCCCAATAGGCGCCTTCTTCGGTTGCGCGTACAAATTTGCTGGACAGGCCGGTTTGCGCTGAGATAACACTGAGTTGCACGTGATCACCAAGCGGTGGTGCTTCCCGCCGAGCATGTGCATCTGCGTCAAAGCCGATGAAATTCTGGGTATCAACCAGCCCAAAGTGTGGCATGGCTGCGGAGAGCTGGAGGCGATAGGATGGCCCCGCGTTTATCTTATCTGATTTGCCGGCAGCAATCTCTGGCCCGGTTTCGATTGGGCGAAAAAACGCCTGCGTTGCGGTCTCGTTACCGTTGAACACAAAGTAGCCCCACCAGGGTTGCAGGATATTCTCATCATACAGGTATTCCTCTCCGTCGAATGCGACCGGCGCTTCAATAAGTTCGCGTGCGCCGGGGTCTTCAGTGAAGAAACTTGTTTGCCAGCTAATTGGGAAAGCAAAAGGGTTGGCAATCTGATTCCAGCCAGGAGCGAGTGTGATCGCGAAGGGTGTGTTGGCCGGCACAGAGAAGCCGCTGCCGAAGTCGAACGGCATACCTTCCCTTGTTACAAGCCAAAATGCCTGACCAGGTGCAGTGGCAAGTGCCAGCTCGTCGTATTCATCGTACAGGTTCGTTTCTGTATTCCATCGATGTAATCGCCAGGCCCGGTTGTTGTACTCCCCGTAGTCATCTTCCAGAATTTCTTTTAACTGGGGTTCATCAAGTAGCAAGGGGATGGACACCATCCGGTTCTTTTCAGCCGACAATGCCAGCGGAGCTTCAAAGGCTGCTGTTTGTACGCGCAGATGAAACGGGTTTAATGCTGCATCAAGGGTTGGGATGGTAAGCGTATTTGTATTGTTGGAGAGCTCTATGTAATAGTCGACCCCGCGCTGTGTGATGTGGGAGAGGGGAATGAGCCCCTCTAATCTATCACCTTGATCGATCAGGTCCGCGCTTTGATACGTGGTTTCTCCCCCTCGCCTGAAGTAGAGTGTTTGCTGATTCCACACTTCAACGCTGGATTTCCTGACGGTGATGGCAAGGGGCTTGCCGGTTGCTGGCATCTCATTTTCTATAAACGAATTGTCGAGTCCACCCAGGC
The genomic region above belongs to Bacteroidota bacterium and contains:
- a CDS encoding lycopene cyclase domain-containing protein yields the protein MTYLQFHLIFTLPVIFYLKMTGPKVFARDMTKATVSLFVIASIAFIWTTPWDNYLIQQGIWGYGQGRVLGTLGYVPVEEYFFFLAQPLLTGFWLYRLIWKSNLIQPAEPSNRARYVGSACMLILSLVGVALLSVESALYLALILVWACPMLLIQWLYGGHHLWRLRKLCFVAVSLPTLYLWCADWIALHFGIWHISDRFTTGAHLFGLPIEEALFFLVTNMLVVQGLVLMLHTWNVKALRHKTPVFYGNH
- a CDS encoding choice-of-anchor D domain-containing protein translates to MQQLMPVARTFPKPWHLVFSLLICLSQPVLLSQPVVAQELQLSVEAITFPTTFIGDFSEAIVTYENVGEAPVTFDKIDFSDTALAEFEIVNSPSLTALDPGEVRNVRIRFTPVVETTLTTFLVIETIIPDEKYRVALEATGELERLRLSIDALAFGALEALSVADTMLVLENPSDGPITITSLALTDTDQPFSITGGDALGVLAAGASRTVDIRFAPQLPDTYESAIEIEIAEDGQTRTVPITATGIAGTFAFTRELLEFESTILLDTSQNRIQFVNTSPVPLIVTGYQLEGAQASSFEITTAPTLPLTVLRGDRPEININFSPQIPGLNEATLVVQTNTQAEPLVLPIVGEARAGVATPSVSAVSFNRVTVGMNTTATFTITNTGFAPFTISERTITGTDASAFSIVTPATATALAPNEVRTLAIQFAPQKVNEHEAELLVYTGLPESPVSISLAGLGGLDNSFIENEMPATGKPLAITVRKSSVEVWNQQTLYFRRGGETTYQSADLIDQGDRLEGLIPLSHITQRGVDYYIELSNNTNTLTIPTLDAALNPFHLRVQTAAFEAPLALSAEKNRMVSIPLLLDEPQLKEILEDDYGEYNNRAWRLHRWNTETNLYDEYDELALATAPGQAFWLVTREGMPFDFGSGFSVPANTPFAITLAPGWNQIANPFAFPISWQTSFFTEDPGARELIEAPVAFDGEEYLYDENILQPWWGYFVFNGNETATQAFFRPIETGPEIAAGKSDKINAGPSYRLQLSAAMPHFGLVDTQNFIGFDADAHARREAPPLGDHVQLSVISAQTGLSSKFVRATEEGAYWDVAVSSTIEHNLLQLEKRVDLSFAATGSLPEGFEVHILDTTNGHRLPAADSTVSLVLTDAKPTHNLRIVIGTSAFAAQHSEASEAAQAFALHSGYPNPFQTRVSFPYTLSEAGPIELSVFDLLGRRVALLAAGQHAAGAHIASWDGSQSTGKPAASGVYIVHLKAGAATTARRIVLSR
- a CDS encoding Brp/Blh family beta-carotene 15,15'-dioxygenase; its protein translation is MATTEFVVSESRRLHFSTLIQQVPYVCIALFVALHAILPTPEGIWLYVPLLASMLFLGLPHGAVDHMVLLQLQNKVCSPVALARVIFPYLVLAGCYLVMWFLTPALAFGLFILITWFHWGQGDVHTLVIFARAAHLTSVHMRRLALVVRGGLPMLIPLLAFPEVYQEVFTGITSRFTTAAATDITWPFAPSFRLGMGLGFAGLTTFYFLYGFYKLRWGLNRAYLEDLAEVILLAVLFASVHPLVAIGLYFCCWHAVRHIARIVVFSVRDDQPDTGHQVEMKHGAIKLPVIKQGIRRFFIQALPTTLVALLGLGMLHALVPHTPESVAEFTGLYLVLIAVLTVPHVWVVWRMDTAEGVWSTLPQKETVIPVPNS
- a CDS encoding bacteriorhodopsin, coding for MFEMPTLTPGQYALVFNMFSFSIAAMLAAFAFFFMAQNRVAPKYRISLIVSSLVVGIAAYHYFRITASWEAAYTLSGGEYVFSGEPFNDAYRYVDWLLTVPLLLVELVLVLSLSRSKSGPMLAKLTVAAAAMIILGYPGELATDNGTRALWGGLSTIPFVYILYILWGELGKVLKTQPPRVQVLTRNIRLLLIATWGFYPIAYMGPFFGLGGASGEVIVQVGYSISDVLAKAAFGVMIYAIARAKSEADGWLVVEEEREYAEVAA